Part of the Candidatus Saccharibacteria bacterium genome, TGCTGAAAAAATTATTACGGCTGCAGTTGAATTATATGAAGTAATAGGAATGGATCTTCGTTTCAGACTTTCCTTTAGGGATGATGCAGAGGGATATTTGGGTGATATAGAGAACTGGGAGCAGGCACAGGATCGTTTAGTTCAGCTTGCTAAGGCTAATAATCTTGACTATTTCATTGAGGAGGGCGAAGCAGCCTTTTATGGTCCAAAAATTGATTTTATTGTTTCGGATGCGCTTGGGCGGGATTGGCAAGTTGCGACTCTACAACTTGATTTCGTTCAACCGGAGCGGTTTGGTCTAGAGTATGTTGACGAAGATGGGCAAAAACAAACCCCAGTGATGATTCATACAGCACTACTTGGTTCAGCCGAGCGATTTTTGAGCGTGTATATTGAGCACACCAATGGTAAGTTCCCATTTTGGCTTGCGCCGGAACAAATACGAATCTTGACTATAAACGATGAAGTAGCAGATTATGTAGATAAAATAACATCGATACTTGACTCGGTAGCACTTATGAAGCCGCTTAAATACAATGAACTACGTTATGAAGTTGATAATCGAAGTGAGTCGCTTGGCAAGAAAATACGTGAAGCAAGAAAGCAGCGTGTGCCAATGCTATTTATCGTTGGACCGAAAGACAAAGACTCTGATGTGGTGAGTGTTCGGGTCGGCGAGAACGAAGAAGTTGTACCTCTGGCTGAGCTACGGTCATTTGTAGAAAAAGGACATGTTTAAGCAGAAGGTAATTAGTGTAGTCAATCAGATACCGTATGGTGCGGTCGCAGCGTATAGTGATGTTGCTGCGCTAGCGGGCAGCCCTGGCGCGGCGCGGGTTGTTGGGCAGATAGCCAAATATAGCTCTTCAGATGCTCCGTGGCACCGAGTCGTACGGTCAGATGGAACGTTAGCCGAGGGTTTTGCCTGGGGTGGCGCTAAAGCACAGCAACGCCTACTGGAAAGCGAAGGCGTAGCATTTTCACCCACAGGTGCAATAGTTGGCTTTGAGTCATTGAGGGGAGTGGCTACATGAAAAACAGCCACCCTTTAATCGTTATTGTTGGCGAAACCGCATCTGGAAAGTCGGGTCTTGCTCTTGAGTTAGCGGGTTTGTTTGACGGTGAAATAGTAAACGCTGATGCCTGGAATGTGTACACTGAAATGAATATAGGCACCGCTAAGCCTAGTGATGTCGAAAGATCAACAATTAAACATCATATAATAGATATAAAAAATCCCAACGACGATTATACAGTGGCAGAATTTAAAACAGATGCTCTTGAATCTATTAAGGACATTAGTAGCAGAGGTAAATTGCCGATAATGGTGGGCGGCAATGGCCTATACGTAGACAGTGTGTTGTTTGATTACAGTTTTCTACCACCAGGTGAGCCAGGTGAAAGAGAACGACTTAATAAAATGTCCATTGAAGAACTATTACAAATAATAGAGTTAAAAAAATATAGCCTCGTCGGCATTGACATAAGAAACAAGCGACGCTTGGTGCGTCTAATTGAAAATAAGGGCAAGCTTCCAGAAAAAAAAGACATGCGTAAAGACACTTTAGTTATAGGACTAAGAATTTCAAGAACAAAATTGCGCAACAATATTGAAAATAGGGTTGAGGAGATGTTTCGACGGGGTCTTAGAAAAGAAGTGGACGCGCTTGTAGCAAAATATGGGTGGGAGCCGGAGGCCATGAAAGGTATTGGCTACTATGAGTTTAAGCAGTACTACCAAGGTGAGCAAAGCATGACTAAGACTAAACAGAGAATCGTTAGTTCGACATTAAAGCTCGCGAAACGACAACGAACATGGTTCAAGAAAAACCAAAATATAGAGTGGATTGAACACAAAGAACAAGCTTTTGAGAAGGTGCGTAGTTTTTTGAACACACATTAGAAAACTTTTCTGCTACAATACTATACGTATAACAGGGAAGGTAGAATGATTGAGCAGTTGTTTGGTTCAAAGACACGCGTAAAGTTGCTTCATTTGTTCTTTTCAAATCCGAATCGGTCGTTTTACGTGCGGGAAATTACTCGGAAAATCGACGAACAAATCAATTCGGTTAGAAGAGAATTAGCAAACCTGCTATCTATTGGCCTTATTTCATCAGAGAACACCGACAACAAGCTATATTATGAAGTTGACCAGAACTATCAACACTACGCGCCGCTTAGACAGATCTTTACACACATAACTGATTCTGAACATGTTGATGATTCCGATAACTCAAAGCGGTTCCGAGAGATTGGTTCCGTTAAAAAAGTTTTCTTGCTGGGGTTTTTTGTACGAGACGACAGCGCACTAGTTGATCTTTTTATTGTAGGGGATGTTAATCAAGTTAAGCTTGATAAACTAGTTAAAGAACTAGAAAAAGAAGAAGGCAAAGAGGTACGATATACTGTCTTGGACCCTGATGATTATGAGTACAGAAAGAAGATTGGGGACAGGTTTGTTACCCAGATTCTGGAGAGCAAGAAGTCGATCATTATCGATGTAAAAAAATCATCGCCAAAAAAGACTAAACAGGTAAAACAGGAGAAAAAATAGGTATGGATTTTCAATATTTAGGCGCAAACTGTATTAAGGCAGAAATCGCAAAAGCTACTTTCATAATCGATCCTTCGCAAAATGCACAAGGTGTGACAAAAAAGCTTGTAGAAAAGTCTCACATTTTAGTTTCTGGGATGTATCCAGTTGAAAAACCAGCAGTTGACGAGACTCTGTTCTTAGATTTTCCTGGTGAGTATGAAATTGATGGGGTAGCATTAAAGGGCATTCAGACAAAGAGTCATACCGATGTTCATGAGAGCGACGCAGATAGCAATGTTATCTACACACTGCGCACTAATAGTTTGAGTCTGTGCGTAATGGGGAATCCGACCAGCGATTTAAGCGAAGAGGTTTTTGAGCAAATAGGCACTGTTGATATATTGGTCGTACCTGTTGGAGGTGGTGGATTTACCCTCGATGCTAAGGCCGCTAACAAAATAGTGAAACAAATCGAACCTTCTGCCTGTATTGTGACTCACTTTGACGAATCAAAATCATCATATGACATGCCCCAATTGAGCTATAAAGATTTCTTTGACGAAGTAGGTAGTGGCGAGCTGGTGTCTGATCAGAAACTAAAAATTAAAGCAAAAGACTTGCAGGATGGCCTACAAGTCTTTGCTTTGAAAGTATAATTTTACAGTTCGTTTAAAGAATGCCTTTTTTCTTTAAGGTTCTTATACCTTTTGCACTTACTTTTAACGTTGTCTTTTTACCATCAATAACCACCCTCTTAGTTTGAAGGTTGGGTTTCCAGATTTTTTGGGTTTTTCGCTGGGAGTTACTAACATTGTGACCAAATTGTTTGGTCTTCCCAGTTACTTCACATTTGTATGCCATAGTATTTCACCTGTTACAAGGTGAAATACTACAGTAAAAGTGGTTAAATAGTCAATGCAATATCTAATTTGAGGCAAAATGGATTCTACATTTTTATTGATAATTATCGGTTTAGGAACAATTTTATTTTCTTCGATCGTTCATGAGATTACTCACGCATTTGTTAGCGATAGGCTCGGTGATGATACGGCTCGTCATTTAGGCAGGCTTAGCTTCAACCCATTGGTCCATATTGATCCCTTTGGCTCAATTCTTTTACCATCTTTTTTATTGTTTATTAACATCATTGGAGGAGTGCCGGTACCTATATTTGGAGCGGCCAAACCAGTACCATTCAATCCGTATAGGCTTAAGTTTGGCGAATATGGGCCAGCAATAGTTGCTGTAGCCGGACCGCTTAGTAATCTACTCATGGCATTCTTAGTTGGCTTCGGCATAAGCCTTGCGGGTGTTGACGCTTCATCAATGCTGTTTGAGCTGTCTAGCTTATTTATACTCATTAACCTTGGCTTCTTTGTGTTTAACATGATTCCGTTTCCACCTCTTGACGGCTCACGGTTGCTGTATTCGTTTGCACCAGAGAGTGTTAGGCGGCTTATGGAGTCGATCGAACGCCAAGGGTTGTTTGCTATCGCGTTATTGTTAGTCTTCTTTCAAGGTCCGCTATCTCAGTTTATGAGTGAATCAATCTTTTTTCTGTATAGGCTAATGCTATAAAGCTTGGTTATAATGGAGTAGTCATCACTCCTAGCTATGTGTATATTTTCCTGAATATTCATATGTAGGGAGTTCAATATTTTGGGCAGCCGTGGTTGCCCAGTGAGAACACCCACCTGGTTCGCGCCAGGAAAAAACCGGTTGGGGGTGATGGCGTAATGCCATAGCAGCCTATAGTAGGTCTGGGGCAGCAGTCACCACATACAGTTAGCGCAAAGAGGAGCCAACATGCCGGAATCACAACATAAGCAGCCAACCATAATTGTGCGAGCTGAAATACTCCTAGAGCAGTCGCTCTTGGTAGTTAAGCGTAGTGCGGGTAAAACTCGGCCGGAAGAATGGGAGCTGCCTGGCGGAAAAATAGATGCTGGAGAGACACTAGAAGAGGCTTTGATGCGTGAACTGCGCGAAGAAGTGAACTGTTCTGTATTGCATGCTCAGTATCGGGGTAGTTTTAATTCTCTACAAGACCACGCATTAATTATTGTTTTTTCAGTAACCATCGATAGCGCGGATGACATCAAACTCAGCGAAGAACACAGTGAGTTTGCCTGGATATCGAAAGATACAGTGAGTGACTATGAATTAACTTCAGATTTTAAGACGTATATCCAAAACAGATTAAACACGAAATTTAATGATGACAATAAGTCAACGAAAGAGTCCAAAACACTCCATATTTATACCGACGGGGGATCACGTGGAAATCCTGGCCCTTCGGCGACTGGCTATGTTGTATATGACGACAACGGTACGTTGATTGATTCAGGTGGAAGCTATCTAGGCGTCACTACAAACAATCAAGCCGAGTATCAAGCCCTGCTTGAGGCAGCAAAAAAGAGCCATGAATTCTCACCAGAAAAAATTATTTTTAGCCTAGACAGCCAATTGGTTGTTAACCAAATGACCGGTAAGTATAAGATAAAAAATAAAGATCTATGGCCAGTGCATGAAGCTATTGTCGAAACGCTGCGTGGTATCGATGTTAATTACACCTATGTTCCGCGAGAGAAGAATAAAGAAGCTGACGCAATGGTAAATCAGGTTCTTGACGCAAGAAAATAGGATACAATAGATTGTAAGGCTGTAGTTTTGTCGCCCCTCGTCTTTGTGGTTAATCTCGACCATGGAGGCGAGGGGAGGAAAGTCCGGGCAGCGCATGAGCATAACAGTTGTTAACGACAACCAAGAGTAATCTTAGGGAAAGTGCCGCAGAAACAATACATCCCCTGAATACAGGAGATAAAGGTGAAAAGAGTGAGGTAAGAGCTCACAGCATGGTGTGGTGACATACCATGGTGGTAAACCCTGTTAGCTGCAAGACCAAGTCAAATGGTTGCTCGCCGCAATGACTGAAGTCGCACCGAGCTAGTTAGCAATAGCTAGCCCAGATAGATGGCAATTAAAACAGAACCCGGCTTACACGCAGCCTTGCTTTGAAACTATTATTTAGAAGTTTGTTTTACTAATTCGCTAAAAGCTTTTGGATGTGAAAAAGCAATTTGACTCAGAACTTTTCTATCAAGTTCGATGTTGCTTTGCTTAAATGCGGCCATAAGCTTTGAGTAGGTTGTGCCGTTTTCACGTGCTGCAGCGTTGATTCGTTGAATCCATAGTCGCCTAAAGTCACGTTTGCGGTTTCGTCGGTCTCGATAAGAATACTGCAATGACCGTGTGATTGCTTGTTTTGCTAATTTATACGAACGTCGTCGAGCTTTTTGCATTCCTTTTGCAGAAGCTTTTACTGATCTGTGTCGTGCTTGTTTAGTTACACCTCGTTTTATTCGCATGATTATTCTCCTAAGGCTCTCTTTATATGCTTTTCTCTAGTTGCATGAATAGGGTGTTTCTTGCCATAGGCACGTTTACGGGCTGAGCTCTTTTTGTGCAAAAAGTGGCTCTTATAAGAGTGTTCGCGAAGCAATTTACCAGTAGACGTCTTTTTAACGCGCTTCTGAGTTGATTTGTGGGTCTTAATTTTAGGCATTATTTACTCCTGATAACCATGGTCATATAGCGGCCTTGCATTGCAGGCTTCTGGTCTACATTAACCTCTGTGTCTAACTTATTAATAGCTTTTTCTAGAAGAACTTCACCAAGTTCTTTGTGAGCCATTTCACGTCCTCGAAAGAATACACTGAGTTTTACCTTGTGTCCACTCTTGAGGAAATCGTTAACTTTTCGCAATTTAACGTCTAGGTCGTGTTCACCTATTTTTAATCCAAACCGAATCTGTTTTACTTCAGAGTTTCGTTGGTTTTTTCGATTCTTTTGTTGCTCTTTGGTTTTGCGATAATTGTATTTGCCCCAATCTACAATCTTGCAAACTGGTGGCTTCGCGTTGGGGGATACCTCTACAAGGTCAAGCCCAGCGTCTTTTGCTCGTTGGAGCGCTTCTGACGTATCAATAATGCCGACTTGCGATCCATCATCAGATATAAGTCTAACTTTGTCGACTCGAATCTGCTGATTAATACGTGTTTTTTGGCTAATTATTAATACCTTTCAATTATCAGTTGAAATACTAGCAAAGAAAACAACAGGGGTCAACAGATTAGATCCTATACCAGGGCTTTCTTTAGGGCTTCTGATTCTTCTGAGGATAAGTCGTACTCTGATTTACCACTAGTAATTGGCTTTGCGTATACCCGTGTTCCTTCTCTGCCGTGGATCGTGGTTAAGATAAATCCATTGTGTTCGCTGTTTAAAATGCATAACGAAAAACTTTGGTCGCCACCTGTGTCGCGGTACGGATTGAAACGAACAAGACCAACCCGTTTGAGCGATTCGTCTAAAAGGTTTTGATTTGCCTTTTGTATTGCGGTTAAGGTGTCGGTTCGTTTTTTTAGGTCTTTCTGGCGAAGTTGATGTAATTCAAGTTTGCGAAGTAGCTTTTCAGTGTCGATATCTTCGCCAACAACACGTTGCAAACGACTATAGATAGTCGATGTTCTATAGAGTGCAGCAGCACTTACTCCTAAGCTAATCAGACAGACAATTAATAGAACAATCATCATTCAACCTCTTTAAATCGATATTGCAGGGCTTCAGCGATGTGGTTTTTGCTTATGGTACGGATATCGTCGAGATCTGCGATCGTCTGCGAGACCTTGAGTGTACGCATATAACCGCGCGCCGATAGTTTAAGTGTATCAGCTGCAGAATCTAAAAACTCTTTTGCCTCAGTATCTATAGATAGGTGTGTCTTAAGGTCTTTATTGTTCATATGGCTATTGAGTTTGGTGGTGCTATTGAACCGTTTTGATTGAATATCCCGAGCCTTTTTAACATTCGACTGCATAGTCTTTGATTCGTCAGGGCCGGATTTTCGCAATATTTTTTTGCTTGGAATGCGACCGACTTCAAGCAGAAGGTCGAATCTATCAAGTAATGGCCCTGATAACCGCGATTTATACCGCTCTATTTGGGCAGCACTACACTTACAGGCTATGTCGGGGTCTGTCAGGTATCCGCATGGACACGGGTTTTTAGTCGCAATAAGCGTAAATCGAGCGGGGAATTGTGTAGAGCCTTTAGCCCGCGATATTGTTACATGCCCATCTTCAAGCGGTTGGCGGAGTGACTCAACTACGTTCCTGCTAAATTCTGGCAATTCGTCTAAGAACAGCACCCCATGATTACTCAAGCTAACTTCACCTGGTTTTGGATCGCTGCCGCCGCCAATTAAGGAAATAGCGCTGGCAGTATGATGCGGTGCCCGAAACGGACGAGTTCGTACAACTTCGAAGTTGTTTTGAGCAGACATGCTGTGAATCATTGTAGTCTCAACTATTTCTTGTTTGTTCATAGGTGGCAGTATGCCCCCGAAGGCTCGTGCCAACATGGTTTTCCCGCTACCCGGCGGCCCATTCATTAGTACGTTGTGTCCACCGGCAGCAGCGATTTGCAAGGCGCGTTTTGCTTGGTCTTGATCGGATATTTCGCCCATGTCCAAAATTGAGGGGTCATTTAATTGCGATGAAGGCACAGATTGATTGGTTCGGAGCTTTTCTTCACCGATCAAGACTCGATAGAGTTGTTTGAGGTTTGTTGGAGCGTAAATTGAGGCATCTTTGATAAGTTGAGCTTCGGCAAGGTTTTTTGGACTTACAACAACCGTATAGCCAAGCGCATGCAGGCGCTTAACGTGGCTAAGCACCCCAAAGATCGGCCGTAGACTACCATCAAGCCCCAGTTCGCTGCAGAAAGCTAGCTTAGCGGCTGCAGACTGAGTTACTTGCCCAGAGGATATGAGAAGCGCCACTGCAATCGCTAAATCATAGCCTGTGCCGCTTTTTGGCAAGTTGGCTGGAGCAAGATTTATAGTGAATTTTTTCGCCGGTAAGTTTAAGCCACTGTTTTTTATAGCACTTCTGACTCGATCTTTCGCCTCATCAACAGATTTACTCGCTAAACCAACTATAACTATCGAGGGCAGGGAGTTTGCAGCGTCACACTCTACTTCTACTAATTCACTAGAGAATCCATAAATTGAAGCGGAGTGCACTTTGGACAACATGATAGTACATAGAATAACAGATGGTTGCCCTTATGTTTTTTAGCAGCAATAAAGATATGGCAAACAAGTCGCTATTTCGACCTATCTATACATGGTCTACCACTACAGGCATATATTGACATTTTATGATATAATTATGTTAACGGGGCTGTATTGCTTTGACGTTGAAAGTTAACATTCTAATTGGCAAGTCGTCTGAT contains:
- a CDS encoding translation initiation factor IF-3 gives rise to the protein MSQKTRINQQIRVDKVRLISDDGSQVGIIDTSEALQRAKDAGLDLVEVSPNAKPPVCKIVDWGKYNYRKTKEQQKNRKNQRNSEVKQIRFGLKIGEHDLDVKLRKVNDFLKSGHKVKLSVFFRGREMAHKELGEVLLEKAINKLDTEVNVDQKPAMQGRYMTMVIRSK
- a CDS encoding NUDIX domain-containing protein encodes the protein MPESQHKQPTIIVRAEILLEQSLLVVKRSAGKTRPEEWELPGGKIDAGETLEEALMRELREEVNCSVLHAQYRGSFNSLQDHALIIVFSVTIDSADDIKLSEEHSEFAWISKDTVSDYELTSDFKTYIQNRLNTKFNDDNKSTKESKTLHIYTDGGSRGNPGPSATGYVVYDDNGTLIDSGGSYLGVTTNNQAEYQALLEAAKKSHEFSPEKIIFSLDSQLVVNQMTGKYKIKNKDLWPVHEAIVETLRGIDVNYTYVPREKNKEADAMVNQVLDARK
- a CDS encoding methylated-DNA--[protein]-cysteine S-methyltransferase, encoding MFKQKVISVVNQIPYGAVAAYSDVAALAGSPGAARVVGQIAKYSSSDAPWHRVVRSDGTLAEGFAWGGAKAQQRLLESEGVAFSPTGAIVGFESLRGVAT
- a CDS encoding site-2 protease family protein, which encodes MDSTFLLIIIGLGTILFSSIVHEITHAFVSDRLGDDTARHLGRLSFNPLVHIDPFGSILLPSFLLFINIIGGVPVPIFGAAKPVPFNPYRLKFGEYGPAIVAVAGPLSNLLMAFLVGFGISLAGVDASSMLFELSSLFILINLGFFVFNMIPFPPLDGSRLLYSFAPESVRRLMESIERQGLFAIALLLVFFQGPLSQFMSESIFFLYRLML
- the rplT gene encoding 50S ribosomal protein L20; protein product: MMRIKRGVTKQARHRSVKASAKGMQKARRRSYKLAKQAITRSLQYSYRDRRNRKRDFRRLWIQRINAAARENGTTYSKLMAAFKQSNIELDRKVLSQIAFSHPKAFSELVKQTSK
- the rpmB gene encoding 50S ribosomal protein L28, which gives rise to MAYKCEVTGKTKQFGHNVSNSQRKTQKIWKPNLQTKRVVIDGKKTTLKVSAKGIRTLKKKGIL
- the miaA gene encoding tRNA (adenosine(37)-N6)-dimethylallyltransferase MiaA, translating into MKNSHPLIVIVGETASGKSGLALELAGLFDGEIVNADAWNVYTEMNIGTAKPSDVERSTIKHHIIDIKNPNDDYTVAEFKTDALESIKDISSRGKLPIMVGGNGLYVDSVLFDYSFLPPGEPGERERLNKMSIEELLQIIELKKYSLVGIDIRNKRRLVRLIENKGKLPEKKDMRKDTLVIGLRISRTKLRNNIENRVEEMFRRGLRKEVDALVAKYGWEPEAMKGIGYYEFKQYYQGEQSMTKTKQRIVSSTLKLAKRQRTWFKKNQNIEWIEHKEQAFEKVRSFLNTH
- a CDS encoding ATP-binding protein; the protein is MLSKVHSASIYGFSSELVEVECDAANSLPSIVIVGLASKSVDEAKDRVRSAIKNSGLNLPAKKFTINLAPANLPKSGTGYDLAIAVALLISSGQVTQSAAAKLAFCSELGLDGSLRPIFGVLSHVKRLHALGYTVVVSPKNLAEAQLIKDASIYAPTNLKQLYRVLIGEEKLRTNQSVPSSQLNDPSILDMGEISDQDQAKRALQIAAAGGHNVLMNGPPGSGKTMLARAFGGILPPMNKQEIVETTMIHSMSAQNNFEVVRTRPFRAPHHTASAISLIGGGSDPKPGEVSLSNHGVLFLDELPEFSRNVVESLRQPLEDGHVTISRAKGSTQFPARFTLIATKNPCPCGYLTDPDIACKCSAAQIERYKSRLSGPLLDRFDLLLEVGRIPSKKILRKSGPDESKTMQSNVKKARDIQSKRFNSTTKLNSHMNNKDLKTHLSIDTEAKEFLDSAADTLKLSARGYMRTLKVSQTIADLDDIRTISKNHIAEALQYRFKEVE
- the rpmI gene encoding 50S ribosomal protein L35, giving the protein MPKIKTHKSTQKRVKKTSTGKLLREHSYKSHFLHKKSSARKRAYGKKHPIHATREKHIKRALGE
- a CDS encoding DUF4446 family protein; its protein translation is MMIVLLIVCLISLGVSAAALYRTSTIYSRLQRVVGEDIDTEKLLRKLELHQLRQKDLKKRTDTLTAIQKANQNLLDESLKRVGLVRFNPYRDTGGDQSFSLCILNSEHNGFILTTIHGREGTRVYAKPITSGKSEYDLSSEESEALKKALV
- a CDS encoding transcriptional regulator, whose amino-acid sequence is MIEQLFGSKTRVKLLHLFFSNPNRSFYVREITRKIDEQINSVRRELANLLSIGLISSENTDNKLYYEVDQNYQHYAPLRQIFTHITDSEHVDDSDNSKRFREIGSVKKVFLLGFFVRDDSALVDLFIVGDVNQVKLDKLVKELEKEEGKEVRYTVLDPDDYEYRKKIGDRFVTQILESKKSIIIDVKKSSPKKTKQVKQEKK